A window of the Cicer arietinum cultivar CDC Frontier isolate Library 1 chromosome 6, Cicar.CDCFrontier_v2.0, whole genome shotgun sequence genome harbors these coding sequences:
- the LOC140920815 gene encoding PKS-NRPS hybrid synthetase cheA-like, protein MPLLEIIGITSTEMIFCVRFVYLKSECADNFTWALQMLKEDITGGEVEVIVTDRYLALMNAVEYVFPKADNLLCLFHICKNVKAKCKMTVFPKKKQVQIMGAWEALVYSYDEAQYYMNLANFEGICSSSSIFNDYKHDQWLIPHKERFVETWTNRVMHFGNTTTQRVESVHWSLKRILQDSIGDICNVWETINSMIVLQHSEIIASFENSIIQKVHRHSNRLYANLHGVVSKNAIDHIAAEFDRMKYVGIDKFECRCTVRRTHGLPCACEIARYNMISRSIPLDVIYVRWTKLIFHDDGSGKPSELSMKHEIEVIVKKFDELDVLGKIALKGKLREIAYPSTSSMCPLVDKVKTKGAPKKGKSNVSKRNKSTKCHSSWWEYVDASVRCSGTNTCSTVTSNKVQQPRSSVKKRTPRTSVSKIQ, encoded by the coding sequence atgccattacttgaaattattGGTATTACATCTACTGAAATGATATTTTGTGTGAGATTTGTGTATCTAAAGTCTGAGTGTGCTGATAATTTTACGTGGGCACTACAAATGTTGAAAGAAGATATTACAGGTGGTGAAGTTGAAGTAATTGTTACTGATAGATATCTTGCTTTGATGAACGcagttgaatatgtttttccAAAAGCAGACAATTTATTATGCTTGTTTCATATATGCAAAAATGTCAAAGCAAAGTGCAAGATGACTGTTTTTCCCAAAAAGAAGCAGGTGCAAATAATGGGGGCATGGGAGGCTCTTGTTTACAGTTATGATGAGGCTCAGTACTACATGAATTTGGCTAACTTTGAAGGAATTTGTAGTAGCTCTTCTATCTTTAATGATTATAAACATGACCAGTGGTTAATTCCTcacaaggaaagatttgttgagaCGTGGACAAATAGAGTTATGCATTTTGGGAACACTACAACACAAAGGGTTGAGTCGGTGCACTGGAGTTTGAAAAGAATATTACAAGATAGCATTGGTGATATATGCAATGTTTGGGAAACCATCAATAGTATGATTGTATTACAACACAGTGAGATAATAGCATCATTTGAAAATAGCATAATTCAAAAGGTTCATCGACATAGTAACAGATTGTACGCCAATTTGCATGGTGTTGTATCCAAAAATGCAATAGATCATATTGCGGCAGAGTTTGATCGCATGAAGTATGTAGGTATAGATAAGTTTGAATGTCGTTGCACAGTTAGGAGAACACATGgtctaccttgtgcatgtgaaatAGCAAGGTATAATATGATATCTCGTTCCATTCCGTTAGACGTTATTTATGTTAGGTggactaaattaatttttcatgatGATGGATCGGGTAAACCTTCAGAATTATCTATGAAACATGAAATAGAAGTGATAGTGAAAAAGTTTGATGAACTTGATGTACTTGGAAAAATTGCACTTAAAGGTAAATTACGTGAGATTGCATATCCATCGACTTCGTCGATGTGTCCACTTGTTGACAAGGTTAAAACAAAGGGTGCACctaaaaaaggaaaaagtaacgtatcaaaaagaaataaatcaacCAAGTGTCATTCATCTTGGTGGGAGTATGTGGATGCAAGTGTTCGATGCAGTGGCACAAATACATGTAGTACTGTTACATCTAATAAAGTACAACAACCTCGATCATCAGTCAAAAAGCGCACACCTCGAACATCAGTCAGCAAGATTCAATAA
- the LOC140920816 gene encoding uncharacterized protein — protein MYEGLEPDFEDMDDGLECDFDEMYDDFDAMNGATNNRGELVMVDLTDVFSTDMMFDTRDCLLKWDRNVGKKNGIVVIFRFETATARPRTKTKLILGCERRCKYRPWKNPKPTRSTWSRKYECSFRLRCAPSSVSDGWYLHVICGVHNHELVKKLTGHAFLGRLS, from the coding sequence ATGTATGAAGGTTTGGAACCAGATTTTGAGGATATGGATGACGGTTTGGAATGTGATTTCGACgaaatgtatgatgattttGATGCAATGAATGGTGCTACGAACAACAGAGGTGAACTTGTTATGGTTGATTTGACTGATGTTTTTAGCACCGACATGATGTTTGATACGCGAGATTGTTTATTGAAATGGGATAGAAATGTTGGAAAGAAAAATGGAATTGTTGTCATTTTTAGATTCGAAACTGCGACAGCACGACcaagaacaaagacaaaattaattcttggttgtgaaagaagATGTAAATATAGACCTTGGAAAAATCCTAAACCTACGAGGAGTACTTGGAGTAGAAAATATGAATGTTCATTTAGATTGAGATGTGCACCATCAAGTGTTAGTGATGGATGGTATCTGCATGTAATATGTGGTGTCCATAACCACGAATTGGTCAAAAAACTGACTGGTCATGCTTTCTTAGGTCGATTGTCTTAG